In one Myxocyprinus asiaticus isolate MX2 ecotype Aquarium Trade chromosome 1, UBuf_Myxa_2, whole genome shotgun sequence genomic region, the following are encoded:
- the LOC127442555 gene encoding histone H2B-like: protein MPEPAKSAPKKGSKKAVTKAAGKGGKKRRRSRKESYAIYVYKVLKQVHPDTGISSKAMGIMNSFVNDIFERIAGESSRLAHYNKRSTITSREIQTAVRLLLPGELAKHAVSEGTKAVTKYTSSK, encoded by the coding sequence ATGCCTGAGCCAGCGAAGTCCGCCCCGAAGAAGGGATCTAAAAAGGCCGTCACAAAGGCCGCCGGTAAGGGAGGAAAGAAGCGCAGGAGGTCTAGGAAGGAGAGTTACGCTATCTACGTGTACAAAGTCTTGAAGCAGGTTCATCCTGACACCGGTATCTCCTCCAAGGCGATGGGCATCATGAACTCCTTCGTCAACGACATCTTCGAGCGCATCGCCGGTGAGTCGTCTCGTCTCGCTCACTACAACAAGCGCTCCACCATCACATCGAGAGAGATCCAGACCGCCGTGCGTCTGCTGCTGCCCGGTGAACTGGCCAAACACGCCGTGTCTGAGGGGACAAAGGCCGTCACCAAGTACACCAGCTCCAAGTAA
- the LOC127442451 gene encoding histone H4, giving the protein MSGRGKGGKGLGKGGAKRHRKVLRDNIQGITKPAIRRLARRGGVKRISGLIYEETRGVLKVFLENVIRDAVTYTEHAKRKTVTAMDVVYALKRQGRTLYGFGG; this is encoded by the coding sequence ATGTCTGGAAGAGGTAAAGGCGGTAAAGGACTCGGGAAAGGAGGCGCTAAGCGTCACCGCAAAGTGTTGCGTGATAACATCCAGGGAATCACCAAACCCGCCATCCGTCGTCTCGCTCGCCGTGGCGGTGTCAAGCGTATCTCCGGTCTGATCTACGAGGAGACCCGCGGTGTGTTGAAGGTGTTTCTGGAGAACGTTATCCGTGATGCCGTCACCTACACTGAACACGCCAAGAGAAAGACCGTCACTGCCATGGACGTTGTGTACGCGCTGAAACGACAGGGACGAACTCTGTACGGCTTCGGAGGATAA
- the LOC127442301 gene encoding histone H3-like yields MARTKQTARKSTGGKAPRKQLATKAARKSAPATGGVKKPHRYRPGTVALREIRRYQKSTELLIRKLPFQRLVREIAQDFKTDLRFQSSAVMALQESSEAYLVGLFEDTNLCAIHAKRVTIMPKDIQLARRIRGERA; encoded by the coding sequence ATGGCAAGAACCAAACAGACCGCTCGTAAGTCCACTGGTGGAAAAGCCCCGAGGAAGCAGCTCGCTACTAAAGCCGCCCGTAAAAGCGCCCCCGCCACTGGTGGCGTCAAGAAGCCTCATCGTTACAGGCCCGGTACCGTGGCGCTGAGAGAGATCCGCCGTTATCAGAAGTCCACTGAACTGCTGATTCGCAAACTGCCTTTCCAGCGTCTGGTGAGAGAAATCGCTCAGGATTTCAAGACGGATCTGCGCTTCCAGAGCTCCGCCGTCATGGCCCTGCAGGAGTCCAGCGAGGCTTATTTGGTCGGTCTGTTCGAGGACACCAACTTGTGTGCCATCCATGCCAAGAGGGTCACCATCATGCCCAAAGACATTCAGCTGGCACGCCGCATTCGTGGAGAGCGCGCTTAA
- the LOC127442369 gene encoding histone H2A-like, protein MSGRGKTGGKARAKAKTRSSRAGLQFPVGRVHRLLRKGNYAERVGAGAPVYLAAVLEYLTAEILELAGNAARDNKKTRIIPRHLQLAVRNDEELNKLLGGVTIAQGGVLPNIQAVLLPKKTEKPGKTK, encoded by the coding sequence ATGAGCGGCAGAGGTAAAACCGGCGGTAAAGCTCGTGCGAAGGCTAAAACTCGCTCATCTAGGGCAGGACTGCAGTTCCCCGTCGGCCGTGTGCACAGACTGCTCCGCAAAGGAAACTACGCTGAGCGCGTCGGTGCCGGTGCTCCAGTTTATCTGGCCGCTGTGCTCGAGTATCTCACCGCTGAGATCCTGGAGTTGGCCGGAAACGCCGCTCGGGACAACAAGAAGACTCGTATCATTCCCCGTCACCTGCAGCTGGCAGTGCGGAACGACGAGGAGTTGAACAAACTCTTGGGTGGAGTGACCATCGCTCAGGGTGGTGTGCTGCCCAACATCCAGGCTGTGCTGCTGCCCAAGAAGACCGAGAAACCCGGCAAGACCAAGTAA
- the LOC127442159 gene encoding histone H1-like, protein MAETAPAAAAPPAKAPKKKSAAKPKKTGPSVGELIVKTVSASKERSGVSLAALKKALAAGGYDVEKNNSRVKIAVRSLVTKGTLVQTKGTGASGSFKLNKKQAESTKKPVKKAAPKVKKPAVKKPAAAKKPKSAATKKPAAKKSPKKAKKPAAAKKATKSPKKAKKPAAAKKAAKSPKKAKAAKPKTAKTKAAKPKKAAPKKKLVVRGHNHS, encoded by the exons ATGGCAGAAACCGCTCCAGCTGCAGCCGCCCCGCCGGCCAAAGCGCCCAAGAAGAAATCTGCTGCTAAACCCAAGAAAACGGGTCCAAGCGTCGGTGAACTCATCGTCAAAACTGTGTCCGCATCCAAGGAGAGGAGCGGCGTGTCTCTCGCCGCCCTGAAGAAAGCTCTCGCCGCCGGTGGATACGATGTGGAGAAGAACAACTCCCGCGTCAAGATCGCCGTTAGGAGTCTGGTGACTAAAGGCACTCTGGTCCAGACCAAAGGGACCGGCGCCTCCGGCTCATTCAAGCTCAACAAGAAACAAGCCGAGAGCACGAAGAAACCCGTCAAGAAAGCCGCTCCTAAAGTCAAGAAGCCCGCAGTCAAGAAACCCGCCGCTGCTAAGAAGCCCAAGAGTGCCGCGACTAAGAAACCTGCCGCCAAGAAATCTCCCAAGAAGGCGAAGAAACCAGCAGCCGCCAAAAAGGCAACGAAGAGCCCCAAGAAGGCCAAGAAACCAGCAGCCGCCAAGAAAGCCGCCAAGAGCCCCAAAAAGGCCAAAGCTGCCAAACCCAAAACGGCAAAGACTAAAGCAGCCAAGCCTAAAAAAGCAGCTCCCAAAAAGAA ATTGGTTGTTAGAGGACACAATCACTCCTGA